One stretch of Oncorhynchus clarkii lewisi isolate Uvic-CL-2024 chromosome 3, UVic_Ocla_1.0, whole genome shotgun sequence DNA includes these proteins:
- the LOC139390168 gene encoding B-cell receptor CD22-like isoform X3, producing MSNPLVSEGEWLSDMRKKDSTMQVLHKEEGMRSETLIWPFLIHCIWLGVMGVEASSWTAEVPSSVSGLQGSCIVIPCSFNYPEPEKKPSKFTGIWFKGTHDTIYHPDSSNIIKDYRGRTELVGDLWQKNCSLRIDPLHRSDKGPFHFRVEIKDQNKYSYMHDTVSIAVSSSPDPPSLSVREEVKLGVELSASCSVSHSCPSDSPLLTWSHSGTPSVQSQQLTNGQWKVTSSLTFTPSITDHNQSLVCTAEHRGVKPVKMSKTLNVKYAPVDVKVEGVSSVKEGDSVELRCSSDSNPAAHSYRWHNSRGPLPTGPTITLENVTRLTEALYCTAINTEGQGHSSSLKLNVEYPPEIKVGSACTSDISTVTCLCIVDSEPPGTVEWSLPDGPLPTLPSTRVERHGSITMVTLQRALGFSETVHCHASNTQGNATLSFTVSTNDKMSMLYVSIGIAALVVVVILISMSACLLNKKGRRSRSDQPVTSKQDVDTAKGAFSHPSPSRKEQKDTSSEIHTNYYTNDQLYGNMEAEEDGDPYECVDGDDAVYANV from the exons ATGTCAAATCCCTTAGTCTCTGAAGGAGAGTGGTTATCTGACATGAGAAAGAAAGATTCAACTATGCAA GTCCTGCACAAAGAGGAGGGGATGCGGAGTGAAACATTAATATGGCCTTTTCTTATTCATTGCATTTGGCTTGGAG TGATGGGAGTTGAAGCCTCGTCATGGACTGCTGAGGTGCCCAGCTCAGTATCCGGCCTGCAGGGCTCATGCATCGTGATACCCTGCTCATTCAACTACCCAGAACCAGAGAAGAAGCCCTCCAAATTCACTGGCATCTGGTTCAAAGGCACCCATGATACTATATACCACCCAGACAGCTCCAACATCATCAAAGACTACAGGGGTCGTACAGAGCTGGTGGGAGACCTCTGGCAGAAGAACTGCTCTCTCAGAATCGACCCCCTCCATCGCAGTGACAAAGGACCTTTTCATTTCAGGGTTGAAATTAAAGACCAAAACAAGTATTCCTACATGCATGACACGGTCTCCATTGCAGTGAGCA GCTCTCCAGACCCCCCCTCTCTGTCAGTGAGGGAGGAGGTGAAGTTGGGGGTGGAGCTGTCTGCCTCCTGCTCTGTGTCTCACTCCTGTCCATCTgattcccctctcctcacctggaGCCACTCCGGAACACCCAGTGTCCAATCACAGCAGCTGACCAACGGCCAGTGGAAAGTGACATCATCCCTGACCTTTACCCCCAGCATCACTGATCACAACCAGTCTCTGGTCTGCACAGCAGAACACAGGGGAGTGAAGCcagtgaaaatgtccaaaacTCTCAATGTCAAAT ATGCCCCAGTGGATGTGAAGGTGGAGGGAGTGTCCAGTGTGAAGGAGGGAGACTCTGTGGAGCTGAGATGCTCCAGTGACAGTAACCCTGCTGCCCACAGTTACCGCTGGCACAACAGCAGAGGACCTCTGCCCACTGGACCTACCATCACACTGGAGAATGTGACCAGACTCACTGAAGCCCTCTACTGCACTGCCATCAACACAGAGGGACAAGGCCACTCCAGCTCACTGAAGCTCAATGTAGAGT ACCCCCCTGAGATCAAAGTGGGCTCCGCCTGCACTTCAGACATCTCCACGGTAACCTGTCTGTGCATTGTGGACTCGGAGCCCCCCGGCACCGTGGAGTGGTCTCTTCCAGATGGACCCCTGCCCACCTTGCCCAGTACCAGAGTGGAGAGGCATGGGTCAATTACCATGGTGACCCTACAGAGGGCACTAGGCTTCTCCGAGACCGTCCACTGCCATGCCAGCAACACACAGGGCAATGCCACCTTGTCCTTCACTGTGTCCACAAATG ATAAGATGTCAATGCTGTACGTTTCAATTGGTATTGCTgcattagtggtggtagtaatacTAATTTCCATGTCAGCTTGCCTATTGAACAAGAAGGG TAGGAGGAGTCGTAGTGACCAGCCAGTAACCAGCAAGCAGGACGTGGACACAGCCAAGGGTGCTTTTTCACATCCCTCACCATCAAG gaaagagcagaAAGACACCAGCAGTGAaatccacacaaactattacacCAACGATCAGCTATATGGAAACATGgag GCTGAAGAGGATGGCGACCCATACGAGTGTGTTGATGGAGACGATGCAGTCTATGCTAATGTATGA
- the LOC139390168 gene encoding B-cell receptor CD22-like isoform X1 yields MSNPLVSEGEWLSDMRKKDSTMQVLHKEEGMRSETLIWPFLIHCIWLGVMGVEASSWTAEVPSSVSGLQGSCIVIPCSFNYPEPEKKPSKFTGIWFKGTHDTIYHPDSSNIIKDYRGRTELVGDLWQKNCSLRIDPLHRSDKGPFHFRVEIKDQNKYSYMHDTVSIAVSSSPDPPSLSVREEVKLGVELSASCSVSHSCPSDSPLLTWSHSGTPSVQSQQLTNGQWKVTSSLTFTPSITDHNQSLVCTAEHRGVKPVKMSKTLNVKYAPVDVKVEGVSSVKEGDSVELRCSSDSNPAAHSYRWHNSRGPLPTGPTITLENVTRLTEALYCTAINTEGQGHSSSLKLNVEYPPEIKVGSACTSDISTVTCLCIVDSEPPGTVEWSLPDGPLPTLPSTRVERHGSITMVTLQRALGFSETVHCHASNTQGNATLSFTVSTNGKDKMSMLYVSIGIAALVVVVILISMSACLLNKKGRRSRSDQPVTSKQDVDTAKGAFSHPSPSRKEQKDTSSEIHTNYYTNDQLYGNMEAEEDGDPYECVDGDDAVYANV; encoded by the exons ATGTCAAATCCCTTAGTCTCTGAAGGAGAGTGGTTATCTGACATGAGAAAGAAAGATTCAACTATGCAA GTCCTGCACAAAGAGGAGGGGATGCGGAGTGAAACATTAATATGGCCTTTTCTTATTCATTGCATTTGGCTTGGAG TGATGGGAGTTGAAGCCTCGTCATGGACTGCTGAGGTGCCCAGCTCAGTATCCGGCCTGCAGGGCTCATGCATCGTGATACCCTGCTCATTCAACTACCCAGAACCAGAGAAGAAGCCCTCCAAATTCACTGGCATCTGGTTCAAAGGCACCCATGATACTATATACCACCCAGACAGCTCCAACATCATCAAAGACTACAGGGGTCGTACAGAGCTGGTGGGAGACCTCTGGCAGAAGAACTGCTCTCTCAGAATCGACCCCCTCCATCGCAGTGACAAAGGACCTTTTCATTTCAGGGTTGAAATTAAAGACCAAAACAAGTATTCCTACATGCATGACACGGTCTCCATTGCAGTGAGCA GCTCTCCAGACCCCCCCTCTCTGTCAGTGAGGGAGGAGGTGAAGTTGGGGGTGGAGCTGTCTGCCTCCTGCTCTGTGTCTCACTCCTGTCCATCTgattcccctctcctcacctggaGCCACTCCGGAACACCCAGTGTCCAATCACAGCAGCTGACCAACGGCCAGTGGAAAGTGACATCATCCCTGACCTTTACCCCCAGCATCACTGATCACAACCAGTCTCTGGTCTGCACAGCAGAACACAGGGGAGTGAAGCcagtgaaaatgtccaaaacTCTCAATGTCAAAT ATGCCCCAGTGGATGTGAAGGTGGAGGGAGTGTCCAGTGTGAAGGAGGGAGACTCTGTGGAGCTGAGATGCTCCAGTGACAGTAACCCTGCTGCCCACAGTTACCGCTGGCACAACAGCAGAGGACCTCTGCCCACTGGACCTACCATCACACTGGAGAATGTGACCAGACTCACTGAAGCCCTCTACTGCACTGCCATCAACACAGAGGGACAAGGCCACTCCAGCTCACTGAAGCTCAATGTAGAGT ACCCCCCTGAGATCAAAGTGGGCTCCGCCTGCACTTCAGACATCTCCACGGTAACCTGTCTGTGCATTGTGGACTCGGAGCCCCCCGGCACCGTGGAGTGGTCTCTTCCAGATGGACCCCTGCCCACCTTGCCCAGTACCAGAGTGGAGAGGCATGGGTCAATTACCATGGTGACCCTACAGAGGGCACTAGGCTTCTCCGAGACCGTCCACTGCCATGCCAGCAACACACAGGGCAATGCCACCTTGTCCTTCACTGTGTCCACAAATGGTAAAG ATAAGATGTCAATGCTGTACGTTTCAATTGGTATTGCTgcattagtggtggtagtaatacTAATTTCCATGTCAGCTTGCCTATTGAACAAGAAGGG TAGGAGGAGTCGTAGTGACCAGCCAGTAACCAGCAAGCAGGACGTGGACACAGCCAAGGGTGCTTTTTCACATCCCTCACCATCAAG gaaagagcagaAAGACACCAGCAGTGAaatccacacaaactattacacCAACGATCAGCTATATGGAAACATGgag GCTGAAGAGGATGGCGACCCATACGAGTGTGTTGATGGAGACGATGCAGTCTATGCTAATGTATGA
- the LOC139390168 gene encoding B-cell receptor CD22-like isoform X2 codes for MRKKDSTMQVLHKEEGMRSETLIWPFLIHCIWLGVMGVEASSWTAEVPSSVSGLQGSCIVIPCSFNYPEPEKKPSKFTGIWFKGTHDTIYHPDSSNIIKDYRGRTELVGDLWQKNCSLRIDPLHRSDKGPFHFRVEIKDQNKYSYMHDTVSIAVSSSPDPPSLSVREEVKLGVELSASCSVSHSCPSDSPLLTWSHSGTPSVQSQQLTNGQWKVTSSLTFTPSITDHNQSLVCTAEHRGVKPVKMSKTLNVKYAPVDVKVEGVSSVKEGDSVELRCSSDSNPAAHSYRWHNSRGPLPTGPTITLENVTRLTEALYCTAINTEGQGHSSSLKLNVEYPPEIKVGSACTSDISTVTCLCIVDSEPPGTVEWSLPDGPLPTLPSTRVERHGSITMVTLQRALGFSETVHCHASNTQGNATLSFTVSTNGKDKMSMLYVSIGIAALVVVVILISMSACLLNKKGRRSRSDQPVTSKQDVDTAKGAFSHPSPSRKEQKDTSSEIHTNYYTNDQLYGNMEAEEDGDPYECVDGDDAVYANV; via the exons ATGAGAAAGAAAGATTCAACTATGCAA GTCCTGCACAAAGAGGAGGGGATGCGGAGTGAAACATTAATATGGCCTTTTCTTATTCATTGCATTTGGCTTGGAG TGATGGGAGTTGAAGCCTCGTCATGGACTGCTGAGGTGCCCAGCTCAGTATCCGGCCTGCAGGGCTCATGCATCGTGATACCCTGCTCATTCAACTACCCAGAACCAGAGAAGAAGCCCTCCAAATTCACTGGCATCTGGTTCAAAGGCACCCATGATACTATATACCACCCAGACAGCTCCAACATCATCAAAGACTACAGGGGTCGTACAGAGCTGGTGGGAGACCTCTGGCAGAAGAACTGCTCTCTCAGAATCGACCCCCTCCATCGCAGTGACAAAGGACCTTTTCATTTCAGGGTTGAAATTAAAGACCAAAACAAGTATTCCTACATGCATGACACGGTCTCCATTGCAGTGAGCA GCTCTCCAGACCCCCCCTCTCTGTCAGTGAGGGAGGAGGTGAAGTTGGGGGTGGAGCTGTCTGCCTCCTGCTCTGTGTCTCACTCCTGTCCATCTgattcccctctcctcacctggaGCCACTCCGGAACACCCAGTGTCCAATCACAGCAGCTGACCAACGGCCAGTGGAAAGTGACATCATCCCTGACCTTTACCCCCAGCATCACTGATCACAACCAGTCTCTGGTCTGCACAGCAGAACACAGGGGAGTGAAGCcagtgaaaatgtccaaaacTCTCAATGTCAAAT ATGCCCCAGTGGATGTGAAGGTGGAGGGAGTGTCCAGTGTGAAGGAGGGAGACTCTGTGGAGCTGAGATGCTCCAGTGACAGTAACCCTGCTGCCCACAGTTACCGCTGGCACAACAGCAGAGGACCTCTGCCCACTGGACCTACCATCACACTGGAGAATGTGACCAGACTCACTGAAGCCCTCTACTGCACTGCCATCAACACAGAGGGACAAGGCCACTCCAGCTCACTGAAGCTCAATGTAGAGT ACCCCCCTGAGATCAAAGTGGGCTCCGCCTGCACTTCAGACATCTCCACGGTAACCTGTCTGTGCATTGTGGACTCGGAGCCCCCCGGCACCGTGGAGTGGTCTCTTCCAGATGGACCCCTGCCCACCTTGCCCAGTACCAGAGTGGAGAGGCATGGGTCAATTACCATGGTGACCCTACAGAGGGCACTAGGCTTCTCCGAGACCGTCCACTGCCATGCCAGCAACACACAGGGCAATGCCACCTTGTCCTTCACTGTGTCCACAAATGGTAAAG ATAAGATGTCAATGCTGTACGTTTCAATTGGTATTGCTgcattagtggtggtagtaatacTAATTTCCATGTCAGCTTGCCTATTGAACAAGAAGGG TAGGAGGAGTCGTAGTGACCAGCCAGTAACCAGCAAGCAGGACGTGGACACAGCCAAGGGTGCTTTTTCACATCCCTCACCATCAAG gaaagagcagaAAGACACCAGCAGTGAaatccacacaaactattacacCAACGATCAGCTATATGGAAACATGgag GCTGAAGAGGATGGCGACCCATACGAGTGTGTTGATGGAGACGATGCAGTCTATGCTAATGTATGA
- the LOC139390168 gene encoding B-cell receptor CD22-like isoform X4 produces MRKKDSTMQVLHKEEGMRSETLIWPFLIHCIWLGVMGVEASSWTAEVPSSVSGLQGSCIVIPCSFNYPEPEKKPSKFTGIWFKGTHDTIYHPDSSNIIKDYRGRTELVGDLWQKNCSLRIDPLHRSDKGPFHFRVEIKDQNKYSYMHDTVSIAVSSSPDPPSLSVREEVKLGVELSASCSVSHSCPSDSPLLTWSHSGTPSVQSQQLTNGQWKVTSSLTFTPSITDHNQSLVCTAEHRGVKPVKMSKTLNVKYAPVDVKVEGVSSVKEGDSVELRCSSDSNPAAHSYRWHNSRGPLPTGPTITLENVTRLTEALYCTAINTEGQGHSSSLKLNVEYPPEIKVGSACTSDISTVTCLCIVDSEPPGTVEWSLPDGPLPTLPSTRVERHGSITMVTLQRALGFSETVHCHASNTQGNATLSFTVSTNDKMSMLYVSIGIAALVVVVILISMSACLLNKKGRRSRSDQPVTSKQDVDTAKGAFSHPSPSRKEQKDTSSEIHTNYYTNDQLYGNMEAEEDGDPYECVDGDDAVYANV; encoded by the exons ATGAGAAAGAAAGATTCAACTATGCAA GTCCTGCACAAAGAGGAGGGGATGCGGAGTGAAACATTAATATGGCCTTTTCTTATTCATTGCATTTGGCTTGGAG TGATGGGAGTTGAAGCCTCGTCATGGACTGCTGAGGTGCCCAGCTCAGTATCCGGCCTGCAGGGCTCATGCATCGTGATACCCTGCTCATTCAACTACCCAGAACCAGAGAAGAAGCCCTCCAAATTCACTGGCATCTGGTTCAAAGGCACCCATGATACTATATACCACCCAGACAGCTCCAACATCATCAAAGACTACAGGGGTCGTACAGAGCTGGTGGGAGACCTCTGGCAGAAGAACTGCTCTCTCAGAATCGACCCCCTCCATCGCAGTGACAAAGGACCTTTTCATTTCAGGGTTGAAATTAAAGACCAAAACAAGTATTCCTACATGCATGACACGGTCTCCATTGCAGTGAGCA GCTCTCCAGACCCCCCCTCTCTGTCAGTGAGGGAGGAGGTGAAGTTGGGGGTGGAGCTGTCTGCCTCCTGCTCTGTGTCTCACTCCTGTCCATCTgattcccctctcctcacctggaGCCACTCCGGAACACCCAGTGTCCAATCACAGCAGCTGACCAACGGCCAGTGGAAAGTGACATCATCCCTGACCTTTACCCCCAGCATCACTGATCACAACCAGTCTCTGGTCTGCACAGCAGAACACAGGGGAGTGAAGCcagtgaaaatgtccaaaacTCTCAATGTCAAAT ATGCCCCAGTGGATGTGAAGGTGGAGGGAGTGTCCAGTGTGAAGGAGGGAGACTCTGTGGAGCTGAGATGCTCCAGTGACAGTAACCCTGCTGCCCACAGTTACCGCTGGCACAACAGCAGAGGACCTCTGCCCACTGGACCTACCATCACACTGGAGAATGTGACCAGACTCACTGAAGCCCTCTACTGCACTGCCATCAACACAGAGGGACAAGGCCACTCCAGCTCACTGAAGCTCAATGTAGAGT ACCCCCCTGAGATCAAAGTGGGCTCCGCCTGCACTTCAGACATCTCCACGGTAACCTGTCTGTGCATTGTGGACTCGGAGCCCCCCGGCACCGTGGAGTGGTCTCTTCCAGATGGACCCCTGCCCACCTTGCCCAGTACCAGAGTGGAGAGGCATGGGTCAATTACCATGGTGACCCTACAGAGGGCACTAGGCTTCTCCGAGACCGTCCACTGCCATGCCAGCAACACACAGGGCAATGCCACCTTGTCCTTCACTGTGTCCACAAATG ATAAGATGTCAATGCTGTACGTTTCAATTGGTATTGCTgcattagtggtggtagtaatacTAATTTCCATGTCAGCTTGCCTATTGAACAAGAAGGG TAGGAGGAGTCGTAGTGACCAGCCAGTAACCAGCAAGCAGGACGTGGACACAGCCAAGGGTGCTTTTTCACATCCCTCACCATCAAG gaaagagcagaAAGACACCAGCAGTGAaatccacacaaactattacacCAACGATCAGCTATATGGAAACATGgag GCTGAAGAGGATGGCGACCCATACGAGTGTGTTGATGGAGACGATGCAGTCTATGCTAATGTATGA